The DNA region TTGCGGCCGGTACGCGAACCGCTTCGAGGGCTTGGAGCCCTCGACCACCTCGGCGCTCGTCACGTCGGGGACGTCCGGCAGGTCGGCGTCCTCGTCGAGGCGCGCCAGACGCCGGGTGAGCACCTGGTACATGCTGTCGGTGTCGTCCGTGGTCTCGGCGATCGTGTAGCGGCGGTACTGGTCCTTGCGGGGCAGGCCGTCCTCGAACACCACCATCGACGCCACGACGTTGGTCCCCTGCAGGTGCGAGATGTCGTAGCACTCCATGCGGAGCGGGGCCTCGGTCATGCCGAGGGCGTCCTGGATGTCGGCGAGGGCCGCGGAGCGCGTCGTGTAGTCGGCGGACCGCTTCGTCTTGTAGAGCATCAGCGCCTGAGCAGCGTTCTGCGCGGCCGTGCGGGCCAGGCCGGCACGGTCACCGCGCTGCGCCGTGCTGAGCTTCGTGCCGCGGCCGCCCCGCCGTTCGCTGAGCCACTGCTGCAGCGCGTCGGCGTCCTCGGGCAGGGTCGGCACCACGACCTCGCGCGGGGGCTCCTCGGCGACGGCCGCCGGCGTGAGCTCGTTGTCGGCGTAGACGCCCTGCACGATCTGCTCGACCAGGTCACCGGTCGAGATGTCGAGCTCCTTGTCGACGACCCACCCGCGGACACCGCGGATGCGCCCGCCACGAACCGAGAACAGCTGGACGGCGGCGGCGAGTTCGTCCTCGGCGATGCCGAACAGGTCGAGGTCCACCGAGTCGCGGAGCACCACGGCGGACTTCTCGAGCACCGCCTCGAGCGACTCGACCTGGTCGCGGAACTTCGCGGCCTGTTCGTACTGCATCGCATCGGCCGATGCGCCCATGCGCTGGCGCAGCTCGGTGATCACCCGGCGGTCGTAGCTGTTCATGAACCGCACGAACTCCTCGACGAGCGCACGGTGCTCCTCGATGGTGACGCGCTGCGAGCAGGGACCGCCGCACTTGCCGATCTGCCCGGGGAAGCAGGGCTTGCCCGTCTGCATCGCGCGCTTGTACGACGAGTCCGAGCAGGTGCGGATCGGGAACACCTTGATCATCAGGTCGATGGTGTCGTGCACCGCCCAGATCTTCGGGTACGGCCCGAAGTACTTCGCACCCTTGATCTTCCGGTTCCGCGTCACCATCACCCGTGGGGCCTCGTCCGCCATGGTGATCGCCATGTACGGGTACGACTTGTCGTCGCGGAACTTGACGTTGAACGGCGGGTCGAACTCCTTGATCCAGGTGTACTCGAGCTGCAGTGCCTCGATCTCGGAGCCCACCGTCGTCCACTCGACGCTGCGGGCCGTCAGCACCATCCGCCGGGTGCGTTCGTGCAGCGTCGGCAGCGGCGCGAAGTAGTTGCTCAGCCGGGCGCGGAGGTTCTTCGCCTTGCCGACGTAGAGCACCCGGCCGGCCTCGTCACGCCAGCGGTAGACGCCCGGGTCGGTCGGGATCTCCCCCGCCTTCGGGCGCCACGGGACGGTGTCCGCCACCTACCGTGCACCCGCCTTCTGCTTGGTCGACTTCTTCGGTCGGCTCGCCGTGCGGGCCTCGACCGCCTGCTGCTTGCCGACCCGGGCGTCCTGCGCGTCGAAGATCTCCCGCAGGAAGACGCCCGTGAAGCTCTCCGGCACGTCGGCGACGTGCTCCGGGGTGCCGGTCGCGAGCACCGTACCGCCGCCGGCACCGCCCTCTGGGCCCATGTCGATGACCCAGTCGGCCGACTTGATCACGTCGAGGTTGTGCTCGATCGTGATGACGGTGTTCCCCTTGTCGACCAGGCTCTGCAGCACCAGGAGGAGCTTGCGGACGTCCTCGAAGTGCAGACCCGTCGTCGGCTCGTCGAGCACGTAGACGGTCCGGCCGTTCGAGCGGCGCTGCAGCTCGGTGGCGAGCTTCACGCGCTGTGCCTCGCCGCCGGAGAGCGTGGTCGCGCTCTGGCCGAGACGGACGTACCCGAGGCCCACGTCGACGAGCGTCGCCATGTACCGGTGGATCGCGGAGATCGGTTCGAAGAACTCGGCCGCCTCGCTGATCGGCATGTCCAGGACCTCGGAGATGCTCTTGCCCTTGTAGTGGACCTGGAGCGTCTCGCGGTTGTAGCGCGCACCGCCGCAGACTTCGCACGCGACGTAGACGTCGGGCAGGAAGTTCATCTCGATCTTGATCGTGCCGTCGCCGGAGCAGTTCTCGCACCGGCCGCCCTTCACGTTGAAGCTGAACCGACCGGGCTGGTAGCCGCGGGTCTTCGCCTCGGGTGTCTCGGCGAACAGCTGCCGGATCCGGTCGAACACACCCGTGTAGGTGGCCGGGTTCGACCGCGGCGTGCGGCCGATCGGTGCCTGGTCGACGTGCACGACCTTGTCGAGCTGGTCGAGGCCCTTGACGCGGGTGTGCTTGCCGGCGATGTGCCGGGCGCCGTTGAGCTGGTTCGCGAGCACCTTGTACAGGATGTCGTTGACCAGGGTGGACTTGCCCGACCCGCTCACGCCGGTGACGGCGGTGAACACCCCGAGCGGGAAGTCGGCGTCGATCGTCTTCAGGTTGTTCGCCCGTGCGCCCTGCACGCTGATCGTGCGCTTCAGGTTGACCTTGCGACGCTCGGCCGGGACCTCGATCGCACGACGGCCGGCGAGGTAGTCCCCCGTCACCGACTCGCGGTTCGCGATGATGCCCTCGTACGAGCCCGAGTGCACGACGTTGCCGCCGTTGACGCCGGCCCCGGGGCCGATGTCGACGACCCAGTCGGCCGTGCGGATGGTGTCCTCGTCGTGCTCGACGACGATCAGGGTGTTGCCGAGGTCCTTGAGCTTGACCAGGGTGTCGATGAGGCGGCGGTTGTCCCGCTGGTGCAGCCCGATGCTCGGCTCGTCGAGCACGTACAGCACCCCGGTCAGGCCGGAACCGATCTGGGTCGCGAGACGGATGCGCTGTGCTTCGCCACCGGACAGCCCGCCGGCGCCGCGCGCCAGGGTCAGGTAGTTCAGGCCGACCTCGAGCAGGAACTCGAGGCGCGCCCGGATCTCACGCAGGACCGCCGCGGCGATGTGCGCTTCGCGGTCGGTGAGGGTCAGGGTGTCCATGAACGCGTACGCGTTGTCGAGGGACATGTCGGTGACGTCGGCGATGCTGCGGCCGTCGACCGTGACCGCCAGGACCTCGGGCTTGAGGCGCGTACCGTCGCACACCGGGCACGGGACCTCGCGCAGGTAGCCCTGGAAGCGCTGGCGCTGCGAGTCCGACTCGGCCTCGGCGAACTTGCGCTCGATGTAGGGCATGACGCCCTCGAACCCGCTGGTGTAGCGCATCTCACGGCCGAACCGGTTGCGCCAGGAGACCGACACCTGGAAGTCCTTGCCGGTCAGGATCGCGGCCTGCACTGAGGCGTCGAGCTGGCTCCACGGGGTGTCGAGCGTGAACCCGAGGTCCTTGCCGAGGCCGGCGAGGAGCTTCTCGAAGTACGAGTACAGCCCGCTCGCTCCGGTCCAGGGCAGCAGGACGCCGTCGCGCAGCGAGGCATCGGGGTCGCCGAGCACCAGGTCCGGGTCGACCGACATGCGCGTGCCGAGCCCGGAGCACTCCGGGCAGGCGCCGAACGGCGCGTTGAACGAGAACGTGCGGGGCTCGATCTCGGTCAGCGCGAGCGGGTGGTTGTTCGGGCACGACAGGTTCTCGGAGTAGGTGCGCACGGCGCCGGGGCCGTCGTGGTCGACCAGGTCGATGCCGACGGTGCCACCGGTCAGGCGCAGTGCCGTCTCGAGCGAGTCGGTGAGCCGACCGAGGATGTCCTCGTTCGACACCAGACGGTCGACGATCACCGAGATGTCGTGCTTGACCTGCTTCTTGAGCTTCGGCGGATCGCTGAGCTGGATGCGCTCACCGTCGACGATCGCGCGGGCGTAGCCGGACGCCGCGAGTTCCTGGAAGAGGTCGACGAACTCGCCCTTCTTCTTGGAGATGACCGGGGCGAGCACCTGGAAGCGCGTGCCGGACTCGAACTCCATGAGCTGGTCGGCGATCTGCTGCACGGTCTGCTTGCTGATGACCTCGCCGCACGTCGGGCAGTGCGGCACCCCGATGCGCGCCCAGAGCAGACGCATGTAGTCGTAGACCTCGGTGATCGTGCCCACCGTCGACCGCGGGTTGCGGTTCGTCGACTTCTGGTCGATCGACACCGCGGGCGACAGCCCTTCGATGAAGTCGACGTCGGGCCGGTCGACCTGCCCGAGGAACTGCCGCGCGTAGGCGGACAGGGACTCGACGTAGCGTCGTTGGCCCTCGGCGAAGATCGTGTCGAAGGCCAGCGACGACTTGCCGGATCCGGACAGGCCGGTGAACACCACGAGGGAGTCACGGGGGATCTCGAGGTCGACGTTGCGGAGGTTGTGCACCCGGGCCCCGCGGACGCTGAGCGTCGAGGAGCCGGTCGGGACGGTCACGCCGGGGAGGTGGGGGTCGGTCGGCTCGCCGAAGGCGTTCCGGCCCGAGGTCGCGGTGCCGCGGTCAGAGGTGATTGTCATCGCCGTCGATTGTACGAAAGGGGTCCGACATCCGCCCGCGAGTCGGTGGTCAGACGAGTGCGTCGAGAGCGAACGCGGCCCCGGAACGACCCTCGCTGGCCGTCCAGAGACGCGCGGCAGCGGTCCGGTCGTGTGCACGCGGCTCGGCACGGACCACGGCGGCGGGTCCGCGCAGCTGCATCCACCCGGCCGGGCCCCAGGACTCCCCCGAGCGCACGTCCGCGGCGACCGCAGCGTGCACGAGGGGCTCGGCACCGGCGTCCTTGCCCTGGGCGTACAGCCGCTGCGCAGGCCGGGTCCACGCAGGTTCCGGGCGCGACGGTGCGACGTCCGGGCGCTCCGGCGAGAGCGCGTCGAGCGACAACCCGGGGTGCGCGACCACGCTGGCGACGGACGAGCCCGCATCCGCCAACCGCTGGGCGAGTTCGAAGCCGAACAGCATCACCGCGAGCTTGCTGCGGCCGTACTGCCGGTAGCTGGAGTAGTGGCCGACACGGAACGGGTCGCCCGTGTCGAGGCTGGCCCACCGGTGTGCGATCGACCCGAGGTGCACGACGCGACCGCCACGCTGTTCGAGCAGCGGCAGCGTCAGCGCCGTCCAGGCGAAGTGGCCCAGGTGGTTCGTGCCGATCTGCAGCTCGGTGCCCTGTGCGGTGGTGCTCGGGGTCGAGGCCCCGACGACTCCGGCGTTGTTCACGATCGCGTCGACGCCGTCCGGTTCGAGGGCCGCGAGCTCGTCGGCGGCGGCACGGACGGAGTCGAGGTCGGCGAGGTCGAGGTGCACGTGCGCCAACGACGCCCCGTCCACGTGACGGCGGATGCTGTGCTCCGCCGCCGCCGCCCGACCGCGGTCGCGGGTGGCGAGCACGACCCGGTGCCCGGACGCGGCGAGCTGCTCGGCCGCGTGGTACCCGAGGCCCGCGCTCGCTCCGGTGACGACGACCGTGCGGCGACCGTCAGCTGACATGCCCGGCCGACTCCATCTGCCGCAGCGCCTTCTTCAGGTCCTGCACCTCGTCACGGAGTCGCGCGGCGAGCTCGAACTTCAGCTCGGCCGCGGCCTGCAGCATCTGGTCGTTGAGGTCGCCGATCGTCGCCTCGAGCTGGGTCGCGCCCTCGCCCGCGATGCCGCCGCGCTTCAGGTTCGGCGTGGGCGAGCGGCGACCGTCGGCGCCCGGACGACCCTGCAGCAGTGCCTTGGTGTCGTCGTTCTCGCGCTGCAGCACCTCGGTGATGTCGGCGATCTTCTTGCGGAGCGGCTGCGGGTCGATGCCGCGCTCCAGGTTGTACGCGACCTGCTTCTCGCGACGACGATCGGTCTCCTCGATCGCGGTCTTCATCGAGTCGGTCATCTTGTCGGCGTACATGAGCACCTGGCCCGACACGTTGCGGGCCGCGCGACCGATCGTCTGGATGAGCGACGTCGACGACCGCAGGAAGCCTTCCTTGTCGGCGTCGAGGATGGCCACCAGGGACACCTCGGGCAGGTCGAGGCCTTCTCGCAACAGGTTGATGCCGACGAGCACGTCGTAGACGCCCTGTCGGAGTTCGGTCAGGAGCTCGACGCGCTTGAGCGTGTCGACGTCGGAGTGCAGGTACCGCACCCGCACGCCCGCGTTGCCGAGGAAGTCGGTCAGCTCTTCGGCCATGCGCTTCGTCAGGGTCGTGACGAGCACGCGCTCGTCCTTGTCGACGCGCTGCTTGATCTCCTCGAGCAGGTCGTCGATCTGGCCGTCGCTCGGCTTCACCACGATCTCGGGGTCGACCAGGCCGGTCGGGCGGATGATCTGCTCGACGACGCTGTCCGTGATGCCGAGCTCGTACCGACCGGGCGTCGCCGACAGGAAGACCTTCTGCCCGACGCGGTCGAGGAACTCCTCGAACCGCAGCGGACGGTTGTCGAGGGCGCTCGGCAGCCGGAACCCGTGGTCGACCAGGGTGCGCTTGCGCGAGGCGTCGCCTTCGTACATCGCGCCGATCTGCGGCACGGTGACGTGCGACTCGTCGATGACGATGAGGAAGTCGTCGGGGAAGTAGTCGATGAGGCAGTGCGGCGCCTCGCCCGCGACGCGGCCGTCCATGTGCCGCGAGTAGTTCTCGATGCCCGAGCAGAAGCCGATCTGCTCCATCATCTCGATGTCGAACGTCGTGCGCATGCGGAGCCGCTGGGCCTCGAGCAGCTTGCCCTGCCCCTCGAGCTCGGCCAGGCGCTCGGCGAGCTCCGCCTTGATGTCGACGATGGCGCGGTGCATGACGTCGGTGTCGGCGACGTAGTGCGACGCCGGGAAGATCGACACGGCGGGCAGGTCGTTGATCACGTTGCCGGTCAGCGGGTGCAGGGACGAGAGCGCTTCGACCTCGTCGCCGAACATCTCGATCCGGATGGCGTGCTCTTCGTACATCGGGATGATCTCGATGGTGTCGCCGCGCACGCGGAAGGTACCGCGGGCGAAGTCGACGTCGTTGCGCTGGTACTGCATCGAGACGAACTTGCGCACGAGCTGGTCGCGCGAGATCGTCTGCCCGACGTGCAGTGCCACCGAGGCGTTCATGTACTGCTCGGGCGTGCCGAGGCCGTAGATGCAGGACACGGTCGACACCACGACGACGTCGCGCCGGCTGAGCAGCGAGTTGGTCGTCGAGTGCCGGAGCCGCTCGACCTCGGCGTTGACCGAGGAGTCCTTCTCGATGAAGGTGTCCGTCTGCGGGACGTACGCCTCGGGCTGGTAGTAGTCGTAGTACGACACGAAGTACTCGACCGCGTTGTTCGGCATCAGACTGCGGAACTCGTTCGCCAACTGGGCCGCGAGGGTCTTGTTGTGCGCGAGCACGAGCGTCGGCCGCTGCACCTGCTCGATGAGCCACGCGGTCGTCGCCGACTTGCCCGTACCGGTCGCACCGAGCAGCACGACGTCGGTCTCACCGGCGTTGATGCGCCCGGCGAGCTCGGCGATCGCCGCTGGCTGGTCGCCACTCGGCGTGTACTCGCTGATGACCTCGAACGGACGTACCGCTCGGGTCGGTTCGATCGCAACACCCATGCCCTCAACGGTAGTCGGCACCCCTGACACCGGCGCCCCTGCTCGCCCTGGGCGTATCGTCCTCGCCAAGCAGCCTCCAAGTCCGCTGATAACCAGCGGGCATAGCGTCCGGTCCGTTCAGCAACCCGATCGCTCCGCACGTCCCCGACGAGCCAGCACGAGCCACACCCGAAGAGGCCCCATGACGACGGCGACCCCCGCCGCACCGACGAAGGGCACCCCGTTCCGCGGTCGCATCCGCGGACGAGTGCTCCTCCTGCTCTGCTTCATGTACGCGATCTCGTACATCGACCGGACGAACATCTCGACGGCGCTGCCGCACATCACCGAGGAGTTCGGCTTCAACGAGGCCACCGCGGGCCTGATCGTGTCCGCGTTCTCGCTGCCGTACGCGCTGCTGCAGGTCTTCGGCGGCACGATCAGCGAGAAGTTCGGACCGCGCAAGGCCCTCTTCGTCATCACCGTGGTGTGGGGCGTCGCGACGCTGTGGACGGGGTTCGCCGTCGGCTTCTGGACCCTGTTCGCGGCCCGGGCGCTCCTCGGGCTCAGCGAGGCCGCGGCGTTCCCGACCGCGACCCAGGCCATGACCCGCTGGATCCCCCGCGACCGCAACGGCTTCGCGCAGGGCGTCGTGCACTCCGCGGCTCGGCTCGGCAACGCGCTGGCCCCGTTGCTCGTCGCCTGGGTGATCGGTTCGACGGGCAGCTGGCGGTGGGCGTTCTTCGCCACGGCGGTCCTGTCCTTCGCCTGGGGCATCGTCTGGTTCGTCTGGTTCCGCGACAAGCCCGAGTCCACGAAGGGCATCACGCAGGTCGAGATCGACGAGCTCCCGCCCGTCGAGACCCGTGCGACCCGTCCGCCGGTGCCGTGGCGGCAGATGGCGCGGCAGATCCTGCCGGTGACCTTCGTCGACTTCGGCTACGGCTGGACCCTCTGGGTGTTCCTCACGTGGCTGCCGACGTTCCTCAGCTCGACCTACGGACTCGAGATCGGCGACTTCGCGCTGTTCACCACGCTCATCCTGCTCGCCGGCGTCGTCGGGGACACGGTCGGCGGCATGCTCAGCGACCGGATCATCCACCGCGGCGGCAACACCCGGAACGCCCGCCTGACCGTCCTGGTGATCGGACTCGGCGGGTCGCTCGTCTGCCTCATCCCGCTCGTCATCGGGCAGGGCCTGCTCGTCGCGACGATCTCGCTCGCGCTGTCGTTCTTCTTCCTGGAGCTCTGCAACGCGAACCTCTGGGCGATCCCGATGGACGTCGCCCCGCAGTGGTCCGGCACCGCGTCCGGCTTCATGAACACCGGCTTCGGCATCGCCGGCGTGGTCTCCCCGATCGTCTTCGGGCTGCTCATCGACGCGTCCGGCTGGCAGCTGCCGTTCGCCCTGTCGTGCGTGCTGCTCGGCGCCGCGGCGGTCGTCGCGTGGTTCATGAAGCCGCAGCGGCTCACGTCGACGAACGGCGTCCTCGAGGTCGGCACCCCCGCCGCCGAGCAGCGCGCCGCCTGACCCGCGACGCGCGCCGTCAGCGGCACGCCGTGCCGAATCGGGCGTACCTGGTCGAGAGGAACGACCAGGTACGCCCGATTCCGCTGTCCGGTGCGGGACCCACCGGGCGTGCGCGCGGCCCTGGTGGTCCCCACCCGCCGGACGGGAGGCCCGAGTCCGGCCCGACCCGCGCCTCCCGTCCGGCGCGCAGCGCGTCCACCGCTGCGAAGCGCACCCGCCGCCGCGCACAGCAAGCAGGAACGGGCGTCCCTGGTCGGGAGGACCGACCAGGGACGCCCGGAACGCACGGGTCAGCGCTGCGGGCTGCGCGCCCGACGCTGGGCGCGGGACGCGAGCGACGGCCGGCCGGTGAGCGGCACGCTCAGCGGGGTCCACCGGAACGCCTCGGTGACCGCCACGGACAACACCACCACCAGCAGGTACGTGACGAGGGTCAGCCACGGCCGCGGCACCACGGCCTCGAGCCAGCTGTCGCCGTACAGCAGGATCCAGATGAGGAACGGGTGGCTCAGGAAGATCCCGAACGACCGGTCCGAGGCGTAGTCGACGAAGCGCGCGACCGGGCTGCCGGGGCGCCGACGGTCCGCCCAGCGCGCACCGATCGCCAGGAAGCCGACGAAGACCGCGGTGCTCCACACGGCCTCGATCGGTTGCAGCGGTGTCCCGGCGGCGTAGAGCGACTGGCCGAGGGCGACCTGGAGCGCCCAGACGCCGAGCGTCAGTGCGCCGACGCCGGCGAAGGCCCAGAGCACGGACCGTCGGTGCACCCGGATGAACCGGAGGAACGCGTCGGCGTGGTCGGCGGCGATCGCCCCGGAGACGATGAAGAACACGTACGAGAAGAAGAACTGCTTCTGGTACCCGTGCAGCCAGGCATCGCTCGCCGGGAAGTACTTGTACCCGGCGAACACGACGAGCTGCACGATCAGCGCGACGACGAGCGTCGTGACGTGGTGCCCGCGGGTCTTCCGGACCAGCCACACGATGACCGGCAGCAGCAGGTACACCTGCATGGTCACGAGCAGGAAGTACAGGTGGTACCAGGACGTGCCGGTGACGACGCCCTCGGCGAGGGTGCGCACCAGGTCGGGCACGTCGCCCCGACGGGTGCTGCTGAGGAGCCAGCTCGAGCCGACGTACACGACCGACCACGCCAGGTACGGCACCCCGACGAGCAGGAACCGCTTCGGCCAGAACTGCGCCATCGGCCGCGGTCGCAACGTGTAGCTGTAGACGAGCACGAACGCCGTCAACGAGAAGAAGACGAGCCGGGTGAAGTGCAGCAGGGCGAGCAGCGCGTTCAGGCCGACGTCGTCGGAAGCGGCCGTGTGGCTGGTGGTGTGCACGCCGATGACGCAGGCGAAGGTCAGGATCCGGAGGACGTCGACCTCGTACAGGTGGCGTGGCTTGCCCGCCGCGGTGCGGGTCGGGGTCTGGACCTGCAGCTGCTGCGGCTGGGCCTGCGGCTTCGGCTGGGCGCCGGTCACGACGGCTGCGCCATCGTCCGCACCTTCGCCCGCTGCACCTTGCCGGTGGGCGCACGCGGCAGGTCGGGGACCACGATGATCTCGACGGGGCGGCGGAAGCGGGTCAGGTGGGCCTCGGCGCGCGCGGTCAGGTCGGCGACGAGCGCAGCGGCGTCGACCGGCGCCGCTGCGTCCTGCTGCAGGATCACGTACGCCACCGGG from Curtobacterium sp. MCJR17_020 includes:
- the uvrA gene encoding excinuclease ABC subunit UvrA — encoded protein: MTITSDRGTATSGRNAFGEPTDPHLPGVTVPTGSSTLSVRGARVHNLRNVDLEIPRDSLVVFTGLSGSGKSSLAFDTIFAEGQRRYVESLSAYARQFLGQVDRPDVDFIEGLSPAVSIDQKSTNRNPRSTVGTITEVYDYMRLLWARIGVPHCPTCGEVISKQTVQQIADQLMEFESGTRFQVLAPVISKKKGEFVDLFQELAASGYARAIVDGERIQLSDPPKLKKQVKHDISVIVDRLVSNEDILGRLTDSLETALRLTGGTVGIDLVDHDGPGAVRTYSENLSCPNNHPLALTEIEPRTFSFNAPFGACPECSGLGTRMSVDPDLVLGDPDASLRDGVLLPWTGASGLYSYFEKLLAGLGKDLGFTLDTPWSQLDASVQAAILTGKDFQVSVSWRNRFGREMRYTSGFEGVMPYIERKFAEAESDSQRQRFQGYLREVPCPVCDGTRLKPEVLAVTVDGRSIADVTDMSLDNAYAFMDTLTLTDREAHIAAAVLREIRARLEFLLEVGLNYLTLARGAGGLSGGEAQRIRLATQIGSGLTGVLYVLDEPSIGLHQRDNRRLIDTLVKLKDLGNTLIVVEHDEDTIRTADWVVDIGPGAGVNGGNVVHSGSYEGIIANRESVTGDYLAGRRAIEVPAERRKVNLKRTISVQGARANNLKTIDADFPLGVFTAVTGVSGSGKSTLVNDILYKVLANQLNGARHIAGKHTRVKGLDQLDKVVHVDQAPIGRTPRSNPATYTGVFDRIRQLFAETPEAKTRGYQPGRFSFNVKGGRCENCSGDGTIKIEMNFLPDVYVACEVCGGARYNRETLQVHYKGKSISEVLDMPISEAAEFFEPISAIHRYMATLVDVGLGYVRLGQSATTLSGGEAQRVKLATELQRRSNGRTVYVLDEPTTGLHFEDVRKLLLVLQSLVDKGNTVITIEHNLDVIKSADWVIDMGPEGGAGGGTVLATGTPEHVADVPESFTGVFLREIFDAQDARVGKQQAVEARTASRPKKSTKQKAGAR
- a CDS encoding SDR family NAD(P)-dependent oxidoreductase, whose product is MSADGRRTVVVTGASAGLGYHAAEQLAASGHRVVLATRDRGRAAAAEHSIRRHVDGASLAHVHLDLADLDSVRAAADELAALEPDGVDAIVNNAGVVGASTPSTTAQGTELQIGTNHLGHFAWTALTLPLLEQRGGRVVHLGSIAHRWASLDTGDPFRVGHYSSYRQYGRSKLAVMLFGFELAQRLADAGSSVASVVAHPGLSLDALSPERPDVAPSRPEPAWTRPAQRLYAQGKDAGAEPLVHAAVAADVRSGESWGPAGWMQLRGPAAVVRAEPRAHDRTAAARLWTASEGRSGAAFALDALV
- the uvrB gene encoding excinuclease ABC subunit UvrB, which codes for MEPTRAVRPFEVISEYTPSGDQPAAIAELAGRINAGETDVVLLGATGTGKSATTAWLIEQVQRPTLVLAHNKTLAAQLANEFRSLMPNNAVEYFVSYYDYYQPEAYVPQTDTFIEKDSSVNAEVERLRHSTTNSLLSRRDVVVVSTVSCIYGLGTPEQYMNASVALHVGQTISRDQLVRKFVSMQYQRNDVDFARGTFRVRGDTIEIIPMYEEHAIRIEMFGDEVEALSSLHPLTGNVINDLPAVSIFPASHYVADTDVMHRAIVDIKAELAERLAELEGQGKLLEAQRLRMRTTFDIEMMEQIGFCSGIENYSRHMDGRVAGEAPHCLIDYFPDDFLIVIDESHVTVPQIGAMYEGDASRKRTLVDHGFRLPSALDNRPLRFEEFLDRVGQKVFLSATPGRYELGITDSVVEQIIRPTGLVDPEIVVKPSDGQIDDLLEEIKQRVDKDERVLVTTLTKRMAEELTDFLGNAGVRVRYLHSDVDTLKRVELLTELRQGVYDVLVGINLLREGLDLPEVSLVAILDADKEGFLRSSTSLIQTIGRAARNVSGQVLMYADKMTDSMKTAIEETDRRREKQVAYNLERGIDPQPLRKKIADITEVLQRENDDTKALLQGRPGADGRRSPTPNLKRGGIAGEGATQLEATIGDLNDQMLQAAAELKFELAARLRDEVQDLKKALRQMESAGHVS
- a CDS encoding acyltransferase, giving the protein MTGAQPKPQAQPQQLQVQTPTRTAAGKPRHLYEVDVLRILTFACVIGVHTTSHTAASDDVGLNALLALLHFTRLVFFSLTAFVLVYSYTLRPRPMAQFWPKRFLLVGVPYLAWSVVYVGSSWLLSSTRRGDVPDLVRTLAEGVVTGTSWYHLYFLLVTMQVYLLLPVIVWLVRKTRGHHVTTLVVALIVQLVVFAGYKYFPASDAWLHGYQKQFFFSYVFFIVSGAIAADHADAFLRFIRVHRRSVLWAFAGVGALTLGVWALQVALGQSLYAAGTPLQPIEAVWSTAVFVGFLAIGARWADRRRPGSPVARFVDYASDRSFGIFLSHPFLIWILLYGDSWLEAVVPRPWLTLVTYLLVVVLSVAVTEAFRWTPLSVPLTGRPSLASRAQRRARSPQR
- the uvrC gene encoding excinuclease ABC subunit UvrC translates to MADTVPWRPKAGEIPTDPGVYRWRDEAGRVLYVGKAKNLRARLSNYFAPLPTLHERTRRMVLTARSVEWTTVGSEIEALQLEYTWIKEFDPPFNVKFRDDKSYPYMAITMADEAPRVMVTRNRKIKGAKYFGPYPKIWAVHDTIDLMIKVFPIRTCSDSSYKRAMQTGKPCFPGQIGKCGGPCSQRVTIEEHRALVEEFVRFMNSYDRRVITELRQRMGASADAMQYEQAAKFRDQVESLEAVLEKSAVVLRDSVDLDLFGIAEDELAAAVQLFSVRGGRIRGVRGWVVDKELDISTGDLVEQIVQGVYADNELTPAAVAEEPPREVVVPTLPEDADALQQWLSERRGGRGTKLSTAQRGDRAGLARTAAQNAAQALMLYKTKRSADYTTRSAALADIQDALGMTEAPLRMECYDISHLQGTNVVASMVVFEDGLPRKDQYRRYTIAETTDDTDSMYQVLTRRLARLDEDADLPDVPDVTSAEVVEGSKPSKRFAYRPQLLIVDGGQPQVQAAKRALDEAGVRDIALVGIAKRLEELWLPDDDFPVIMPRNSEALFLIQRIRDEAHRFAITHQRTRRKRDVRSRLSEIPGLGPSRVNALLKHFGSVARLREATADEISEVNGVGPATAAAVVTKLQQTPTSAPATSAASPTSAPEAETDPADPAGIADAAPLPGGPVRVPDVTHDGPQLPR
- a CDS encoding MFS transporter, coding for MTTATPAAPTKGTPFRGRIRGRVLLLLCFMYAISYIDRTNISTALPHITEEFGFNEATAGLIVSAFSLPYALLQVFGGTISEKFGPRKALFVITVVWGVATLWTGFAVGFWTLFAARALLGLSEAAAFPTATQAMTRWIPRDRNGFAQGVVHSAARLGNALAPLLVAWVIGSTGSWRWAFFATAVLSFAWGIVWFVWFRDKPESTKGITQVEIDELPPVETRATRPPVPWRQMARQILPVTFVDFGYGWTLWVFLTWLPTFLSSTYGLEIGDFALFTTLILLAGVVGDTVGGMLSDRIIHRGGNTRNARLTVLVIGLGGSLVCLIPLVIGQGLLVATISLALSFFFLELCNANLWAIPMDVAPQWSGTASGFMNTGFGIAGVVSPIVFGLLIDASGWQLPFALSCVLLGAAAVVAWFMKPQRLTSTNGVLEVGTPAAEQRAA